Proteins encoded by one window of Streptomyces sp. NBC_01571:
- a CDS encoding MFS transporter encodes MSQTLTEGARKGSVDSSSAPSSRRWWILAIIGIAQLMVVLDATIVNIALPSAQADLGFSDGNRQWIVTAYSLAFASLLLLGGRIADLFGRKPAFLIGVAGFAGASVLGGASASFGMLVTARALQGVFGALLAPAALSLLHTTFTDAKERAKAFSVYGAIAGAGGAVGLLLGGVLTDALDWRWTLFVNLVFAVVAFAGGWVLLSNHRDAANSRLDLPGTLLVSSGLFAVVYGFSNAETHDWSSPLTWGFLTAGGILLSAFARWQTRAEHPLLPMRVLLDRDRAASFVTVLITGAGMFGVFLFLTYYLQLNLGFSPTRTGVAFLPMMAALMIMAQVSTTVLVPRIGPKIVIPAGFAIAVAGMAWLTGIGVASDFSTAVLPQLLLIGAGLGIVMPPAMSLATSGIAAEDAGVASATVNTMQQVGGSIGTALLNTLAASAATSYLAGKDATNKLVRAQSTIESYTTAFWWSAGFFAAGAVIAFLLYRRGAQEQDPDAVRAVHM; translated from the coding sequence ATGTCCCAGACCCTGACCGAAGGTGCCCGCAAGGGCTCCGTGGACTCCTCGTCCGCGCCGTCGTCGAGGCGGTGGTGGATCCTCGCGATCATCGGCATCGCGCAGCTGATGGTGGTCCTCGACGCCACCATCGTGAACATCGCCCTGCCGTCCGCGCAGGCGGACCTCGGCTTCTCCGACGGCAACCGGCAGTGGATCGTCACGGCGTACTCGCTGGCCTTCGCCTCCCTGCTGCTGCTCGGCGGACGCATCGCCGACCTCTTCGGGCGCAAGCCCGCCTTCCTCATCGGTGTCGCCGGATTCGCCGGCGCCTCCGTGCTCGGCGGCGCCTCCGCGAGCTTCGGCATGCTGGTCACCGCACGTGCCCTGCAGGGTGTCTTCGGCGCGCTGCTCGCCCCCGCCGCGCTCTCGCTGCTGCACACGACGTTCACCGACGCGAAGGAACGCGCCAAGGCGTTCAGTGTCTACGGCGCGATCGCCGGTGCCGGTGGCGCGGTCGGTCTGCTGCTCGGCGGTGTGCTGACCGACGCGCTCGACTGGCGCTGGACGCTGTTCGTCAACCTCGTCTTCGCGGTCGTCGCCTTCGCCGGCGGCTGGGTGCTGCTGAGCAACCACCGGGACGCCGCGAACTCCCGGCTCGACCTGCCGGGCACCCTGCTGGTCTCCTCCGGCCTCTTCGCCGTGGTCTACGGCTTCTCCAACGCCGAGACGCACGACTGGAGTTCGCCGCTGACCTGGGGCTTCCTCACCGCCGGCGGCATCCTGCTCAGCGCCTTCGCCCGGTGGCAGACCCGCGCCGAGCACCCGCTGCTGCCGATGCGCGTCCTGCTCGACCGCGACCGCGCCGCGTCGTTCGTCACCGTGCTGATCACCGGTGCCGGCATGTTCGGTGTCTTCCTCTTCCTCACCTACTACCTGCAGCTGAACCTGGGCTTCAGTCCGACCAGGACCGGTGTCGCCTTCCTGCCGATGATGGCGGCCCTGATGATCATGGCTCAGGTGTCCACCACCGTCCTGGTACCGCGCATCGGCCCGAAGATCGTCATCCCGGCGGGCTTCGCGATCGCCGTCGCCGGCATGGCCTGGCTGACCGGTATCGGGGTCGCCTCGGACTTCTCCACCGCCGTGCTGCCGCAGCTGCTCCTGATCGGCGCCGGCCTCGGCATCGTGATGCCGCCCGCCATGTCGCTGGCCACCAGCGGGATCGCCGCCGAGGACGCGGGCGTCGCCTCCGCCACGGTCAACACGATGCAGCAGGTGGGCGGTTCGATCGGCACCGCGCTGCTGAACACGCTCGCCGCGAGCGCCGCCACCAGCTACCTGGCCGGCAAGGACGCGACGAACAAGCTGGTCCGGGCGCAGTCGACGATCGAGAGCTACACCACCGCCTTCTGGTGGTCGGCGGGCTTCTTCGCCGCGGGCGCGGTCATCGCCTTCCTCCTGTACCGCCGTGGCGCCCAGGAGCAGGACCCGGACGCCGTGCGCGCCGTCCACATGTAG
- a CDS encoding cytosine permease: MSDNSPTTSPSLTEVETYGVERIPDADRSASPLDLFRVAFGGANTFSTCVLGAFPILFGLSFWQGLAATLLGVVAGALILCPMAVFGPVNGTNNAVSSSAHLGVHGRVVGSFLSLLTAIAFFSISVWSSGDALVGGAHRLFGLERSNLSYVVAYALFAGLVLAVCVYGFRFMLFVNKIAVTSATVLFLLGAIAFAGDFDPSYAGVFTASADSATQSLFWPSFIGSALIVLSNPVSFGAFLGDWSRYIPADAPRRRVVGAAFLSQIATLLPFVFGLATASIIATKAPKYVDPGAPDFVGGLLAISPSWFFLPVCLLALIGGMSTGTTSLYGTGLDFSSVFPRLSRVQATLVVGVLSIAFIFIGRFGLNLVQSISTFATMIITCTTPWMVVMMLGFYTRRGWYDPDALQVFNRRQRGGRYWFSHGWNWRGMTAWWVAAVVGVLFTDIPGQFVGPLGDLANGIDISLPLSLAVAAVLFLTLLRVFPEPRAVYGPQGARLARTVDVPVPAITGPGAETDGSRTDGSTPALAAESS, from the coding sequence TTGTCCGACAACTCCCCGACCACCTCTCCCTCCCTCACCGAGGTCGAGACCTACGGGGTCGAGCGGATCCCCGACGCGGACCGCAGCGCGTCCCCGCTCGACCTGTTCCGGGTCGCCTTCGGCGGCGCCAACACCTTCTCCACCTGTGTTCTCGGGGCCTTCCCCATCCTCTTCGGTCTCTCCTTCTGGCAAGGGCTCGCGGCCACGCTCCTCGGCGTGGTGGCGGGCGCGCTGATCCTCTGCCCGATGGCGGTGTTCGGCCCGGTCAACGGCACGAACAACGCCGTCTCCTCGTCCGCGCACCTCGGAGTGCACGGCCGGGTGGTCGGCTCCTTCCTCTCCCTGCTCACCGCCATCGCCTTCTTCTCCATCTCGGTGTGGAGCTCCGGCGACGCCCTGGTCGGCGGCGCGCACCGGCTCTTCGGCCTGGAGCGCAGCAATCTGTCGTACGTCGTCGCGTACGCGCTGTTCGCCGGTCTGGTGCTCGCCGTGTGCGTCTACGGCTTCCGGTTCATGCTCTTCGTCAACAAGATCGCGGTGACCTCGGCGACCGTGCTGTTCCTGCTCGGCGCGATCGCCTTCGCCGGTGACTTCGACCCCTCGTACGCGGGCGTCTTCACGGCTTCCGCCGACTCCGCCACCCAGTCGCTGTTCTGGCCGTCGTTCATCGGATCCGCGCTGATCGTGCTGTCGAACCCGGTGTCCTTCGGTGCGTTCCTCGGCGACTGGTCGCGCTACATCCCGGCCGACGCGCCGCGCCGCAGGGTCGTCGGCGCCGCGTTCCTGTCGCAGATCGCGACCCTGCTGCCGTTCGTCTTCGGTCTGGCCACCGCGAGCATCATCGCGACGAAGGCTCCGAAGTACGTCGACCCGGGCGCCCCCGACTTCGTGGGCGGGCTGCTGGCCATCTCCCCGAGCTGGTTCTTCCTGCCGGTGTGTCTGCTCGCGCTGATCGGCGGCATGTCGACGGGCACGACCTCGCTGTACGGGACCGGGCTCGACTTCTCGTCGGTGTTCCCGCGGCTGTCGCGGGTCCAGGCGACGCTGGTGGTGGGTGTGCTGTCGATCGCCTTCATCTTCATCGGCCGTTTCGGTCTGAACCTCGTCCAGTCCATCTCCACCTTCGCCACGATGATCATCACGTGCACCACTCCGTGGATGGTCGTGATGATGCTGGGCTTCTACACCCGGCGCGGCTGGTACGACCCGGACGCGCTGCAGGTCTTCAACCGCCGCCAGCGCGGCGGCCGCTACTGGTTCTCGCACGGCTGGAACTGGCGGGGCATGACGGCGTGGTGGGTGGCCGCGGTGGTCGGTGTGCTGTTCACCGACATCCCCGGTCAGTTCGTGGGACCGCTGGGCGATCTGGCCAACGGCATCGACATCAGTCTGCCGCTGTCGCTGGCCGTCGCCGCGGTGCTGTTCCTGACGCTGCTGCGGGTCTTCCCCGAGCCCCGGGCCGTATACGGGCCGCAGGGCGCGCGGCTGGCCCGTACGGTCGACGTCCCGGTCCCGGCAATCACCGGGCCCGGCGCGGAGACGGACGGCTCACGGACGGACGGCTCGACGCCGGCCCTCGCCGCCGAGAGCAGCTGA
- a CDS encoding helix-turn-helix transcriptional regulator translates to MPDVTPWTALADPHRRAIVALLRERPRPVGEIVAACGLSQPSTSKHLRVLRDAGLVRVSQDAQRRVYALDPAPIAALDAWLAPYRTLWNDSLDALGRRLDQAAGEPSDEPEAPSVKD, encoded by the coding sequence ATGCCCGACGTCACTCCCTGGACCGCGCTCGCCGACCCGCACCGCCGCGCGATCGTCGCGCTGCTGCGGGAGCGCCCGCGCCCCGTCGGAGAGATCGTGGCGGCATGCGGACTGAGCCAGCCGAGCACCTCGAAGCACCTGCGGGTGCTGCGGGACGCGGGCCTGGTCCGGGTCAGCCAGGACGCGCAGCGCCGCGTCTACGCGCTGGATCCGGCCCCGATCGCCGCACTCGACGCCTGGCTCGCCCCGTACCGCACGCTGTGGAACGACAGCCTCGACGCTCTCGGACGCCGTCTGGACCAGGCGGCGGGGGAGCCGTCGGACGAGCCCGAAGCCCCCTCCGTGAAGGACTGA
- a CDS encoding NHLP bacteriocin export ABC transporter permease/ATPase subunit, with the protein MTTVHEGDVVLGALGTMGTPVDCAGLNRLDLEGPQVLWLVVAGALDLFAVDAAQQGHWHHLGRLEAGSLLLGPVAGPQHTLVGRPLRDCAVRRIVLRELYQPVPTETWSYDEYGNPQYVPPTSSPLEYALALGVGRSLSILFQAPTATENAAALTDDDVFWMQVPPGSVQYGSLYGAEAAADLLMDSGVWQGMVDQQYRLLATLDRWIEQLEARHEDRTAAGIKAGEAVRAQADRTLLASMGTASKRPTSADTDATYTACALVARASGITLAEPAQSGTESDRIDPVERIALASRVRSRAVRLDGPWWRDDIGPLVGRRAVSGSPVALLWRRGGYVAVQPSSGRETPVEKANAAEFEPRAVMFYRPLPERRLSPLRLARFCLQGTGGDLRNLAVSGLVTVAIGALVPIATGKVLGEYVPKAQHGLIVQVCLAIMITSVVSAAFMLLQNLTLLRMEGRIEATLQPAVWDRLLRLPTKFFTSRSTGELASAAMGISAIRRLLAGVGPTLAQAGTVGAMNLGLLLWYSVPMALAAVAMLVVIAAVFLGLGLWQVRWQRRLVVLGNKLNNQAFQTLRGLPKLRVAAAENYAYAAWAGEFARSRELQRKVGRIKNLTTVLGAVYLPLCSLLMFMLLAGPASGSLSAADFLTFNTSVTMLLTSVTQLTGAFVSAAAALPMFEEIKPVLDATPEVRVASTRPGVLSGAIEARRLSFRYSDDGPLVLDDVSFDIRAGEFVAIVGPSGCGKSTLLRLLIGFDKPVSGSVLYDGQDLAALDQSAVRRQCGVVLQHAQPFTGSVLDCICGTEPYTPEEAMAAAEMAGLAEDIRRMPMGLHTIVSGSGAVSGGQRQRLMIAQALIRRPRILFFDEATSALDNETQRTVIESTRALNATRVVIAHRLSTVMDADRVIVMEDGRVAQQGPPARLLADTGGRLHELVRRQLA; encoded by the coding sequence ATGACGACGGTTCACGAGGGCGACGTCGTCCTCGGCGCGCTCGGCACGATGGGTACGCCGGTCGACTGCGCCGGGCTCAACCGCCTCGACCTGGAAGGGCCGCAGGTCCTGTGGCTGGTGGTCGCGGGCGCCCTGGACCTGTTCGCGGTCGACGCCGCCCAGCAGGGCCACTGGCACCACCTCGGCCGCCTCGAAGCGGGCTCGCTGCTGCTCGGCCCGGTCGCGGGTCCCCAGCACACGCTGGTCGGGCGGCCGTTGCGGGACTGCGCGGTACGCCGGATCGTGCTGCGCGAGCTGTACCAGCCGGTCCCCACCGAGACCTGGTCCTACGACGAGTACGGCAACCCCCAGTACGTGCCGCCGACATCGAGCCCGCTGGAGTACGCCCTCGCGCTCGGCGTCGGCCGCAGCCTCTCCATCCTCTTCCAGGCTCCCACGGCCACGGAGAACGCGGCCGCGCTCACGGACGACGACGTCTTCTGGATGCAGGTGCCGCCGGGGAGTGTGCAGTACGGCTCGCTGTACGGGGCGGAGGCCGCGGCGGACCTGCTGATGGACTCGGGTGTGTGGCAGGGCATGGTCGACCAGCAGTACCGGCTGCTGGCCACGCTGGACCGCTGGATCGAGCAGTTGGAGGCCCGTCACGAGGACCGGACGGCGGCGGGCATCAAGGCGGGCGAGGCCGTCCGCGCCCAGGCCGACCGGACCCTGCTCGCATCCATGGGGACGGCTTCGAAGCGTCCTACGTCGGCCGACACGGACGCCACCTACACGGCCTGCGCGCTGGTCGCCCGCGCGTCCGGGATCACGCTCGCCGAGCCGGCGCAGAGCGGCACGGAGAGCGACAGGATCGACCCGGTGGAGCGGATCGCGCTGGCCTCGCGCGTCCGCAGTCGTGCGGTGCGCCTGGACGGGCCCTGGTGGCGGGACGACATCGGCCCGCTGGTGGGCCGGCGTGCGGTGTCGGGCAGCCCGGTCGCGCTGCTGTGGCGGCGCGGCGGCTATGTGGCCGTACAGCCGTCGTCCGGGCGGGAGACGCCGGTCGAGAAGGCCAACGCGGCCGAGTTCGAGCCGCGGGCCGTGATGTTCTACCGGCCGCTGCCCGAGCGCCGGCTGAGCCCGTTGCGGCTGGCGCGGTTCTGTCTCCAGGGCACGGGCGGCGATCTGCGCAACCTCGCGGTCAGCGGTCTCGTCACCGTGGCGATCGGCGCCCTGGTGCCGATCGCGACCGGCAAGGTGCTCGGCGAGTACGTGCCGAAGGCCCAGCACGGACTCATCGTGCAGGTCTGCCTGGCGATCATGATCACCAGCGTGGTGTCGGCGGCGTTCATGCTGCTGCAGAACCTCACGCTGCTGCGGATGGAGGGGCGGATCGAGGCGACGCTGCAACCGGCCGTGTGGGACCGGCTGCTGCGGCTGCCGACGAAGTTCTTCACCTCGCGCTCGACCGGTGAACTGGCCAGTGCCGCCATGGGAATCAGCGCGATCCGACGACTCCTCGCGGGCGTCGGCCCCACACTCGCGCAGGCCGGCACGGTCGGCGCGATGAACCTGGGGCTGCTGCTCTGGTACAGCGTGCCCATGGCGCTGGCAGCGGTCGCCATGCTCGTCGTCATCGCGGCCGTGTTCCTGGGGCTCGGTCTGTGGCAGGTGCGGTGGCAGCGGCGGCTGGTCGTGCTCGGCAACAAGCTGAACAACCAGGCGTTCCAGACCCTGCGCGGACTGCCCAAACTGCGGGTCGCGGCGGCGGAGAACTACGCGTACGCCGCCTGGGCGGGCGAGTTCGCGCGCAGCCGTGAACTCCAGCGGAAGGTCGGCCGCATCAAGAACCTCACCACGGTGCTGGGAGCGGTCTATCTGCCGCTCTGCTCCCTGCTGATGTTCATGCTGCTCGCCGGCCCGGCGAGCGGATCCCTGTCGGCCGCGGACTTCCTCACCTTCAACACCTCGGTGACCATGCTGCTGACCTCGGTCACCCAGCTGACCGGCGCCTTCGTCTCGGCGGCCGCCGCGCTGCCGATGTTCGAGGAGATCAAGCCGGTGCTCGACGCCACCCCGGAGGTCCGGGTGGCGAGCACCCGCCCCGGCGTGCTGTCCGGGGCCATCGAGGCCCGCAGGCTCTCCTTCCGGTACTCCGACGACGGCCCGCTCGTCCTCGACGACGTGTCGTTCGACATCCGGGCGGGCGAGTTCGTGGCGATCGTCGGCCCCAGCGGCTGCGGCAAGTCCACGCTGCTGAGGCTGCTCATCGGCTTCGACAAACCGGTCTCGGGCAGTGTGCTGTACGACGGCCAGGACCTGGCGGCCCTCGACCAGTCCGCCGTGCGCCGTCAGTGCGGTGTCGTGCTCCAGCACGCGCAGCCGTTCACCGGCTCCGTCCTGGACTGCATCTGCGGCACCGAGCCGTACACCCCCGAAGAGGCGATGGCGGCGGCCGAGATGGCGGGCCTGGCCGAGGACATCAGGCGGATGCCGATGGGGCTGCACACGATCGTCTCCGGCAGCGGCGCGGTCTCGGGTGGGCAGCGCCAGCGCCTGATGATCGCCCAGGCGCTGATCCGCCGCCCGCGCATCCTCTTCTTCGACGAGGCAACCAGCGCCCTGGACAACGAGACCCAGCGCACGGTCATCGAGAGCACCCGGGCGCTCAACGCCACCCGGGTCGTGATCGCGCACCGGCTGTCCACGGTCATGGACGCGGACCGGGTGATCGTGATGGAGGACGGCCGGGTCGCCCAGCAGGGGCCTCCCGCGCGGCTGCTCGCGGACACGGGCGGACGGCTGCACGAACTGGTGCGACGGCAGTTGGCGTGA
- a CDS encoding protease inhibitor produces MPNTARWAATLTLAATAVCGPLGGSALAAPAPAPALAPSGLYAPSALVLTTGHGESADTATPERAVTLNCAPTASGTHPAAVQACAELRGAGGDFDALSVRDGVLCTKQFDPVVVTVAGVWQGKRVAYERTFANECVKNSYGTTVFTF; encoded by the coding sequence ATGCCGAACACCGCGCGCTGGGCAGCGACTCTCACCCTCGCGGCCACCGCCGTCTGCGGGCCCCTCGGAGGGTCCGCCCTCGCCGCCCCCGCCCCCGCCCCCGCGCTCGCCCCGTCCGGGCTGTACGCCCCCTCGGCCCTGGTGCTCACCACGGGCCACGGAGAGAGCGCCGACACCGCGACCCCGGAACGCGCGGTCACGCTGAACTGCGCGCCGACCGCCTCCGGCACCCACCCCGCGGCCGTCCAGGCCTGCGCCGAACTCCGGGGAGCCGGCGGCGACTTCGATGCCCTCTCGGTCAGAGACGGCGTCTTGTGTACGAAGCAGTTCGATCCCGTGGTCGTCACGGTCGCCGGTGTCTGGCAGGGCAAGCGCGTCGCGTACGAACGGACCTTCGCCAACGAGTGCGTGAAGAACTCCTACGGGACGACCGTCTTCACGTTCTGA
- a CDS encoding SRPBCC family protein produces MSAERTALTGTYLTLDDGRPAVRFSRTYDHPIARVWQFVTDPEELAGWFPSRAEMELRPGGAIRFSGDPNTSDSTGRVIAVDPPRHLSFDWGGDELHFDLEALDEKRTHLTLTDVLAAEDTAARNGAGWEVCLAVLDAKALGRHSPGPHAGAGAPWREIYGAYLAAGVPSGAQVPGMD; encoded by the coding sequence ATGTCGGCCGAACGCACCGCCCTCACCGGCACCTACCTCACCCTCGACGACGGCCGCCCCGCCGTCCGCTTCAGCCGTACCTACGACCACCCGATCGCCCGCGTCTGGCAGTTCGTGACCGACCCGGAGGAACTGGCCGGCTGGTTCCCGTCCCGCGCGGAGATGGAGCTGCGCCCCGGCGGCGCGATCCGGTTCAGCGGTGACCCGAACACCTCCGACTCCACGGGCCGCGTCATCGCCGTGGACCCGCCCCGGCACCTCTCCTTCGACTGGGGCGGCGACGAGCTGCACTTCGACCTCGAGGCCCTCGACGAGAAGCGCACGCACCTCACGCTCACCGACGTGCTCGCGGCCGAGGACACCGCCGCCCGCAACGGCGCCGGCTGGGAGGTCTGCCTCGCAGTCCTCGACGCCAAGGCCCTCGGCCGGCACTCGCCGGGCCCGCACGCCGGCGCCGGAGCGCCCTGGCGGGAGATCTACGGCGCCTACCTCGCCGCCGGTGTCCCCTCCGGCGCCCAGGTACCGGGGATGGACTGA
- a CDS encoding bifunctional phosphatase PAP2/diacylglycerol kinase family protein, which produces MSVLTDADRRLFRRVAAARLPGADPALRRLSHCADHGRLWLGAAAGLALAGSGTGRRAALRGLGSLALASLTVNTAAKWSTRRPRPLLETVPPVRHLARQPHTTSFPSGHSASAAAFATGVALESAGPGALVAPFAAAVAFSRVYVGVHYPGDVLAGVAIGVGAAVLTARWWPPRPVLPERERPSVSAPALPAGAGLVVLVNAEAGTAEPGASSPGERLRALLPAADLIERGPDDDFAALLDRAAARAVEAGGALGVCGGDGSVNAAARAAAERGLALAVFPCGTLNHFAQDVGVSGVEDTATAVGSGEAVRVDLGVARPPGAGHEVRFLNTFSIGLYPELVAIRERLEDRWGKRAASAVALLRVLRDAAPVELRVNGRDRRLWLLFAGNGRYEPEGFAPVFRPRLDDGLLDLRLIDGAHRLARTRVVVSALLGALGRSRVYRAEAVPWVELEGLGGTETLAYDGEVAPAPAGLRLEKERRALVVYRPAAARNANVGPAARAGGRRNGRRGRRLPADGGPSVPG; this is translated from the coding sequence ATGAGTGTTCTGACTGACGCGGACCGACGGCTGTTCCGACGCGTGGCGGCGGCGCGGCTGCCCGGCGCGGATCCGGCGCTGCGACGGCTGAGCCACTGCGCCGATCACGGCCGCCTGTGGCTGGGCGCGGCGGCAGGCCTCGCCCTCGCCGGGAGCGGCACCGGCCGCCGCGCGGCGCTGCGGGGTCTGGGCTCGCTGGCGCTGGCCTCGCTGACCGTCAACACCGCGGCCAAGTGGAGCACCCGGCGCCCCCGCCCGCTGCTGGAGACGGTCCCGCCCGTCCGCCACCTCGCCCGGCAGCCGCACACCACCTCGTTCCCCTCCGGGCACTCCGCCTCGGCCGCGGCCTTCGCGACCGGAGTCGCCCTGGAGTCGGCCGGACCCGGCGCACTGGTCGCGCCCTTCGCCGCGGCGGTCGCCTTCTCGCGGGTGTACGTGGGGGTGCACTATCCCGGTGACGTGCTGGCCGGCGTCGCGATCGGAGTCGGGGCGGCCGTCCTCACCGCCCGCTGGTGGCCGCCGCGCCCGGTGCTCCCGGAGCGGGAACGGCCCTCGGTGTCCGCCCCGGCGCTGCCCGCCGGCGCGGGGCTCGTCGTCCTCGTCAACGCCGAGGCGGGGACGGCGGAGCCGGGGGCGTCGTCTCCGGGCGAGCGGTTGCGCGCGCTGCTGCCCGCGGCCGACCTGATCGAACGCGGCCCGGACGACGACTTCGCCGCGCTGCTCGACCGGGCGGCCGCGAGGGCCGTGGAGGCGGGGGGTGCGCTCGGGGTGTGCGGAGGCGACGGCAGCGTCAACGCCGCCGCGCGGGCGGCGGCCGAACGCGGGCTCGCGCTCGCCGTGTTCCCCTGCGGCACCTTGAACCACTTCGCCCAGGACGTGGGCGTATCCGGTGTGGAGGACACCGCCACCGCGGTCGGCAGCGGCGAGGCGGTGCGGGTGGATCTGGGCGTGGCGAGGCCGCCGGGTGCCGGGCACGAGGTGCGGTTCCTCAACACCTTCAGCATCGGCCTGTATCCCGAACTCGTCGCGATCCGCGAGCGCTTGGAGGATCGCTGGGGCAAGCGGGCCGCCTCGGCGGTCGCCCTGCTGCGGGTCCTGCGCGATGCCGCCCCCGTAGAACTGCGCGTCAACGGCCGGGACCGACGGCTGTGGCTGCTCTTCGCGGGCAACGGGCGCTACGAGCCGGAGGGTTTCGCCCCGGTCTTCCGGCCTCGCCTGGACGACGGACTCCTCGATCTGCGGCTGATCGACGGCGCCCACCGCCTCGCCCGTACCCGGGTCGTGGTCTCCGCCCTCCTCGGCGCGCTCGGCCGCTCCCGTGTGTACCGCGCCGAGGCGGTGCCCTGGGTCGAGCTGGAGGGTCTGGGCGGCACGGAGACCCTCGCGTACGACGGTGAAGTCGCGCCCGCGCCGGCCGGGTTGAGGCTGGAGAAGGAGCGGCGCGCGCTCGTCGTGTACCGGCCCGCCGCGGCACGGAACGCGAACGTCGGGCCGGCCGCTCGGGCCGGCGGCCGGCGCAACGGGAGGAGGGGCCGCCGTCTCCCTGCAGACGGCGGCCCCTCGGTTCCGGGGTGA